The following DNA comes from Amycolatopsis albispora.
GGGTACGCGGTGATCGCCAGGTTGCAGGAGGGGCAGGGCGGGGAGCCCTTCAACAATCAGTACGCCGATTGCCGGACTTCGCACGCGGACCCGCCACGTGTCGACTTCGCCGGGCATGCGGAAGCGTTGGGGTGCTTGGTTTTCCGTGCTTCCTCGGTGTCGGAGTTGCGGTCGGCGTATGCGCGGGCGCGGGAGGCTTCCGTATCGTCCCGGCGACCGGCTGTGGTGGTCATCCGAACCCGCCCGGATGCCTGGACCGAGTCCGGGGCCTGGTGGGAAGTCGGCGTGCCCGAGTCGCTGGCGGGCCGCGAGGGTTATGAGGCCGGTAAGGCGGCGCAGATTCGCTACGCGTGAAATGAGGGAGGTGCCCACCCCGCTATTTGATTGTGCGAGGTTCCCGGGGGAACCTCACTCCTTTCTCTTTCTCCAACTCGGCCACCCGCTTACGCAACGCCCGTTCCTGATCCACACCACCGCAGGCAACGGGATACCAGCGTCGGCCCGTGGGAGCGCGCCGTACAGGTCGCGGCCGCTCCACAGGGCGTCCACGCCGAAGCGATGGATCTTCAGATCGCTGTGCGAATCGCCGCTGATCAGCCGGATCGCGAACGCCCACCAGTACCGGAGCGGGCCGGACTTCACGAGCATCGTGCGGCTGGTCCCCCGGTGGGTCCTGGGCCCCTGCCCGGCTGCGCCAGACAGCACCGGCCGGTGATTTTTTCCGCCCTTGTGACAGTCCGTCGCGTTATGAATCCACGAGCGGCCTGATCTCGATCAGGCCCAGCTCCGCCACCGGGTGGTCGGCGGCGATCTCCACCGCTTCGTCGAGGTCGGCGCACTCGATCACGCAGAACCCGCCGATCTGCTCCTTGGTCTCGGCGAACGGCCCGTCCGAGCGCAGCACCTCGTCACCGCGCACACGCACGGTCACCGCCTCGTCCGGCGGTCGCAGCGCGACACCCGAGCGGAGCACACCCCGGCGCTCCATCCGCTCGGTCCAGCCACCGCAGCCCTCGAGCTTCTCCGCCTCGGAACCCTCTTCGCCGCCGATCATCAGCAGGTAGCGCATTGCCCCTCCTCAGCCCAGTAACCGCCGCACCTCGTTGACGGCGCTGCGGCCCGCCCGGTTCGCCCCGACAGTACTGGCCGACGGGCCGTAACCCACCAGGTGCAGCCTCGGCTCGGCGACCACGCGCGTGCCGTCCATCCGGATCCCGCCGCCGGGACCACGCAGGTGCAGCGGCGCGAGGTGGTCCAGAGAGGCGCGGAAACCGGTGCCCCACAGGATCACGTCGGCGGCGCGTTCGGTGCCGTCGGCCCAGGTGACGCCGCGCGGGGTGATGCGGTCGAACATCGGCTTGCGGTCGAGGATCCCGGCGTCGCGCGCGGCGCGGATCTCCGGGGTCAGCGCCAGCCCGGTCACGCTGACCACGCTCTCCGGCGGCAGGCCCTGACGCACGCGGCGTTCGACCTTCGCGACGGCCTCGCGACCCCAGTCCTCGCTGAACGGGCCTTCGCGGAACACCGGCGGGCGACGGGTCACCCAGATCGTTTCCCTGGCCAGCGGCGCGATCTCCAGCAGCTGCTGGATCGCCGAAGTACCACCGCCGACCACCACCACGCGCTGCCCGCGGAACGCTCCGGGGCCGGTGTAGTCGGCGGTGTGCAGCTGACGCCCGGCGAAGGTCTCCTGGCCGGGGTAGTGCGGCCAGAACGGCTTGTCCCAGGTGCCCGTCGCGTTGATCACCGCACGCGCCGCCCAGGTCTCGGCGGCGCCGGCCACCAGGAGGCGGTTGTTTTCGCCCTCGCGGACCTCGAGCACGTCGACCGGG
Coding sequences within:
- a CDS encoding YciI family protein, with amino-acid sequence MRYLLMIGGEEGSEAEKLEGCGGWTERMERRGVLRSGVALRPPDEAVTVRVRGDEVLRSDGPFAETKEQIGGFCVIECADLDEAVEIAADHPVAELGLIEIRPLVDS
- a CDS encoding NAD(P)-binding domain-containing protein, yielding MNGADHTTDVVVIGAGQAGLSAAYHLRRTGFANGSGFVVLDHAKRPGGAWQYRWPSLVLSKVHGLYDLPGLRFGTPDGSRPASEVVPEYFERFERTFDLPVRRPVDVLEVREGENNRLLVAGAAETWAARAVINATGTWDKPFWPHYPGQETFAGRQLHTADYTGPGAFRGQRVVVVGGGTSAIQQLLEIAPLARETIWVTRRPPVFREGPFSEDWGREAVAKVERRVRQGLPPESVVSVTGLALTPEIRAARDAGILDRKPMFDRITPRGVTWADGTERAADVILWGTGFRASLDHLAPLHLRGPGGGIRMDGTRVVAEPRLHLVGYGPSASTVGANRAGRSAVNEVRRLLG